DNA sequence from the Pomacea canaliculata isolate SZHN2017 linkage group LG7, ASM307304v1, whole genome shotgun sequence genome:
TGGTGACGTGGAACCCAACAATCACAGCACCAATACTAGTCCACGACGAACAAcctgtgattaaaaaaactgttcctTGTGATCATCTAAATGCAGAGCTTAAGACATTGCTTTAGAAACAACCAAGTgagaataaactttttttcaaatcaacacctttatttctttataaaaaaaagatgaacaattATTGAGAGTGCAATTATTGTAAGTTTCTTGTCAATAAAAACGGAAtacaaagttttcttctttcccgtGTGTTTCGAAGTGAAAACGAACGTAAATTTAACTTTTACAAATGATCAACCAGTCGTTAAAAGAAGCCAAGTATTCTttcaataaattatataaacttcaatcttttgattgttttgaaaattttttagaACATCttgcttttaaatttgaaaCACGGCATGCAAcatcaccagaaaaaaaatgactggtACACAAACAGGAGGTGATAGCGAGGGTGTGCCTgcaatatttgtctttttgtaacAAGTTGCCTTCCACTTTGCCGTCGAGATTTTTAAAGGCGAACGAAGGTGCACTTTTCAAATAATGTAAAGTCATCAAATCAACACTCTGTAGGAAAGCTGGGGCCATAAACTACATAGGGATATACATGAATATCTGCGGAGTTAGGCTTAAAAGCCAAATTCATTCTACCCATCCATGTTTACATTCGATGAACAGTAAGTCGGGACTAGAGACGAGATTCACTAAGATTTTATATCCTGGAATTTTCTTATATATCGCCAACACTGTAATTTTCGTGTTGAAGGTGCACTCTACGTAGCCTTTAAATCTTAACGTTTTTAATGAAccttttatttatcttaaaattacAGACGtaattttacaaattataatttaaaactaCAATGTCAACAGTAAAAATACCTTCCATAATGGTAGGGTCAAAACTGTAAAATCGAACAACTGAATAAAATCGGTCCTCCTAATCTTTCACAAGCTGGAGATAAAAACAGTGTTAATACAAGAATAATAAACTGTAGAAACATTCcttaacaaaaatgtgtaacaACTTTCATTTAACACTTTTCCTTTCGTGAAAATACTTCAACAAACATGTTAAATCACTTTTGACATGCAATTCTTCTTTTTAGAATACTATGTTCCctttctttctatatttttgttgatgacgGAAGGCTTCGAAAGAGCACTAACATAATGAGAAAGTTTCTTATCATGTCATAATAAGCTCCAGGGATAGATGGTTGTGTAATATTGAAAGACAACCATTTTGCTTCCGTTTAAATAACTTTCCTACCAAGCAAAAactttgacaaataaaaaaaaagtttagcaAAACATCGGATAATAATATTCGAAAATGCAGTATTAGATAATAAAATTGCCTTTCTTTTGTTACCAGTGTAATTATGTTCACGCCGgcatcttttttcctttcagtgaTCATATGGAATTTCACAAAGAGACAATAGTTATAGTCTGAATGCATCTGCATTGATGGTGAAGCTTTCTGTGTCCAGCTGTGTTAAAACTGTAATTAGTTCTGAGTCAAAATTTACCTTTTGTTAAGTTTTGCTGAGCTTTCCTCTTAGTTTCTTAAGATGCCAGAAGCAAACATTTAGCCTTCATTCCAATCTTGATCAACGCTCACCATTTGAATACCTCAGCAAATAGTTCAATCTTCTGTCCACAGCGGTTAATGTCTCAAGTTGTCAGAATTATAGTTGTGTTCAACGTTGATAAGCTGTAGCGATGTATTAATACACGAAGAACGGACTTCTTTCTTGGTCATGCGGACACCGTAGCAGTCAGTGGTGGAGTTGCAGGTGTTGCTTCAGGTGGTTGAGGGTGTAGAAGGTCAGCCCGCAGTCGTGGCATGGGAACTTCTCGATCACGTGCCTCTGACCATGTACACGCAGCTGATCTCGAAACTCGAACCTCGACAGACAGTCTGCGCACTGGAACGGGCGGTCGTGTGCATGGTCCTGAAACACGCATCCACACGTACAGGTATGaagccacccacccacacacacgtatacaaaATGTCAAGGGAAAGAAACTTATTTAGACTAGGCGATAGCTTGAATTTGTACCTGTTAGTACCTGTCTAATTAAAAGGCTCAATTAattgttctttatgaaagtagcaATGTTCGAAACCGAAAGtttgaaacagagaaaatatctatatatgtgctagataatgtgtgtttgtgatgctCCTTTTTACCCTTTAAAAACCTGTTACCCTCATACAATTACATGATTTTGCCATCACGTCAACACATACCCAAGAACCCACGCCAAGTCCTGCACAAAAGCCATCCAACTAGCGGGTAAATATGCACCCCGACCCCggatataaataataaaggtaATCCAAGCTACCAGCATGTGCTTCTTGAGAGTGCGCCTCATGGAGAACTTCCGGAGGCAGACGTTGCAATCGAAGACAAAGACGTCGCTGTGCTGCATCCGGGTATGGCGCTTGAGGTTAGACATGACAGAGAAGAACCGCGGACAGTAGGGGCACGGGATTTTGGAGTTCACCCGCGTCCGCGGCTTCGTTCGGAAGTTGAGGGGCCGGATGGAGGTGCTGGAAGGTAAGTTTTCGGTCGAGGAGGGAGACGACGAGAACTTGTGCGACAGCTTCTTCACTGATGAAGGCAGGCTCCGTTTGGGGGAGGAATGTTGTCGAGGTGTAGAGTAAGTGACGCTTCCGCGTTTGGTGGCGTTCACAGATGGAGGTAGAAccagaggagggggaggaataGAACCAGTAACGGAAGTCTTCCTCTGCTTCGTTTTCCTCTCTCTCGTCTTAGCTGGACGCGGTGTCAGCGAAGACGAGACATCGGTCTCGGCGCTGACTTTTGTAGATTTACTTTTGTCTCGAGGCGTGCGCGCGCCCCAACTCCGATCGGTTCCAGAGAAGGATGACGTGACGACGGCACGTCCACCGTCCGACTTGCCGGCCGTGCTCTCCGCTGCATAGTCGGGGGTCGAGCCTTTACTTTTGGTTATCGTCGTCGTGGTAGGGTAGAGCACGCTTCCGACCATGGCGTCATCGGCTGCGCTAGAGGCCAGAGTACACTGGATCCCGACGGAGACAGCGTTAGCAGACTTGCACCGCCAACCATTTGACCTCGCGAGGGGTTTGCACACGTTCTGAGTGAGGGTGCGACGTGGCTTGTAGTTGGCAGGGTGGAAAATGCGGATATGGCGCGCAACATTGCTGGTGTTCGCGAAGAACCGTGGGCAGAACGGACAACTCAGAGTAGAGTTTAGCCTTGAGCGTCGAATCACGACAGCGGCACTGTGGATGTTTTTGGTCACTGCATCGCCCGGCTCTTTCTTCAACTTAATCTTCAGCTTTCGCGCATGGCCACGTGGCATTTCCCCAGGGCTACTGAGCAGGCAAAAATCGGCGCTGGACGATGGACAACGGAAACACTTCCGGCAGCAGAGGACAGATTTCCTGTTCCGGTTTACGCTGCCGTCGACAAGGGAGTCTCGAAACGGATCTAGAATCTCCTTCTCGTGGGGCTGGCTGCAGACCTCCTCAACCACGATGCTTAGCGGATCGAATTGCGGGGCGGCCTCTGTCTCGATGTCCGTCTTGATCACGTGGTTCAGCTCCTCACTGCGATTTTCAGACGCATTCAGGACCGTTGCTGGGGTCCTGCCTCCCATTAACTGCAAAGGAGGCGGCATCGGGGGGTACATTTTGTAGATAGCCCTTCCCTTGGCTCGCgtgtttgaaaacatttttatgactgaCGCCTTGGCATCGACAGTGGTCTCCGCTTTGTAGTAGCGTGCTGTTTGCTGTTGGTGATATTCAGCGTGGGGCAGTGCCATGGCGTGGTTGCTATAGGAGTATTGTGCGGCGGACTTGGATTGAGCGTTTGGTGGAACAAAGACGCTAATCTCTGGAAGCGTAGCAACTGCCGCGGCCGTTGCAGTTGCAGAGGACGTGGCGGGAAAGTGGTGGACAGGCTCCAGGTACGTTTGCACATGTGGATGGGGGGACCAGTAGCTGAAGTACTTCTGCGCCCTGATGTCCACCTGCTCTGCGTTCCCAGCCCACCCTACTGCTCCTTTCTGCTGCTGCAGGCAGTCGCGGATGTTTCTGAGTTCGCCGCTGCCCACCGATTCCATAGGCAATTCGTCGTTCAGAAAAGTCGCACCCTCGCTGGAAACGTAAGGCTCCGAGGGCGGAAAATCTCCGGTGTTGGCCCTGACCTCCAGTCGCATTTTGATGTCATGCAGGGAGTACTCACTCTCGGATTGCGCGGTGGCTCCCAGCGTTTGGGAGACGGGGAGTGAGGAGTCTGGAACCCGCAGGGTCACAACGCTTAGATTGCTGCTGACGTAATCAAGACCCCCGCCGCCACTAACGGGCACTTCCGGCGCCACCACCACCCGGCTGCTGACGTCGCTCAGGAGGTCCAAGGCCTTCAAAGGCGTCAGAGAGGTAGTAGACGTCAGGTCCAGCGTCTCCATCTCCAGGTCAGGGATTTCCTTAGCAGCATCCTCCTCTGCCACCACGTGGTGGTCGGCCCGGAAAAACGGCGATGCCTCCGTGAAGCTAGGACTGAGAGGCAGACCCCCGTGGTACGGATAGGAAATCTCGGGGTAAGGAAAGTTGACGTCGAACAGTCGCTTGACATATTGCGGGCGGGGCTTAGTGACGTAACCGACCGGGCAGAAGGTGTTGGACATGACAGGGGGCATCTCGTCGTCAAGAACGACTGGCtgtgagatttttgttttactacTGCCACCGCTGATGACGACGCCGCCGCATGGGTGGTCACCGTTGTTGATGCACGCTTTGGCTTCGGCATCCGTTAAGGATGCGGCGGCTTCAGCTAGTTCTATCAGCTTCTGTTCAGCCATCTGCATGAGGGGGAGAGGGAAAACAGtaagttttctccctttgtgTAAAACTTAATGAAACATCCTCtaaaattctttcattttaaatctaTCTTCTCCACTCTTGTATCTAAGCAAGTGGGAACCTGTCTGATATTGCTAAATCAGCAGTATAAAATATAAGTTTGCCTATTCTTCGCTATCAGGTGAGACCAAATGCACAAAGCTGTTAAAAGAATTTCGGAGGCAGTGTCTACGTCTGTAATTCATATGATAACTgcattttaataatgtttgtcGATTTCGTAAAAtatcatgaattaaaaaaaatcattaaaagcagaaacaacaaacgagagaacaaacaaaagtataacagaaagaaaattttagatATTCAACCGTTTATGTTGAAAGGCAAACGTGGGTGCAAGTACGCGACACGTTTGTTTTCTGGATGGCTCTCACGATGTATAAACGTtcctaaaactgtttttcaccTGACTCCAGACCTTTCTCCTATACTTACAGAATAAGCACAATAAACACAAGCAGATTAAAATTCGTTTTTTAACGAAAGTattgactaattttttttaattaacgcGATTACCACTCACTAAATTGTGTGTTGTCATTTCGCTTCCAGAAAGACGCACAAAGGTAAGCAAAAGCGGTAGAATAAAACGACTTGGCGATTTCTTGTCAGAATcgcattttattcttttagttGACActagcacgcacgcacacagacaatGTACGCTCTTTCTCGctcgctctttctctcaatttaagtaaaatttgtttttccacaAGGCTTACTCTTAAGTCCTCTTTTATGCTCTACATgaatttagtttctttttttgcatggCGTTCGAGTGCTAGAAgtaaaagtataagtattttattaataaagatttgtcatttgtctcacacacacatgttgacAGAAGAATGTCTAAAAGCCCAAAACATGATTGCCTTTCCCATATCCTCAAAAAGCGCCATTACGCTAACGCCTTTTGCTCCTTCAGGCTAGAGTTTAGGAGAATGGTTAATTTGGGAACATGGGAAGCAACTCTGTCAAACATAGAACCAAAGTGACTATGAGTTGTCTCCTTTTTAAACAAACCTTTGTTGCACCAAATGACACACACATCATAGCTATACGAATGCAAGTTTATCCTGTTGTCAGATTAACTTTCCATATAAATTTGATAAGTTAATACTTTCAAAATCCTTAATCATTTTCTGAATTGTTTGCAGGAGACATGATAATTATGACATAAACCTCAGATTCCGAAAATCAGCAATAACATTTATAATTGTAGTGTTTTGTTTGACAACGAGAGCATACAGTTTTTATCGAAATAAGCTTGTAATGCACGGTAGTGTCTTGAAATTGTTCCGGTATGCTCCTTCACAAAGCATAAATGgagcattttaaaactttaaagtgaGTTTTTAAGAAAGGAAACTTTGGAAAGTCGTTATTTGGTAGTCTGTTCtaacctgagaaaaaaaaaaaatgtctcttctTCCCATAAACTTAAGTCTTACATTTTTTACAAGATTCTAGAATGAGTTGCAATATCATTCGTATCTTTTGAGTTCCTTCTTGATCAAGAATTCACTGTGCATTTAGATTGAAATGTATGGGGAATCAAGCGGGAAAAGAAATATACACGTTTCTACAGTCACGGAAGTGCTAATTTGAGTAATTTGCTAcaaataaatcttattttaacAATCAATGAAACACGAGAAAAATGTGATATTTTCCATTATCGTCCATCACATTTTTGTATGATGTATAGAGTGGGAAGCCATGATGGAAAGTTTGATTTGAATCTCTTAGTTTTAGTCGACGATTTTAATCTAAATGCTTGGTACGAGAGTTGCGGATCAACGAACAGATTTTTTACTCTGTATACAAAGTTTCAAAGAACAACAGATCTGCTTCATGGCTTAAAATGCAACAACTAAATCAAATCTTAAAACGATTAAAAAAGCCGCACAAGCGCTTCATTTCATGACGACATCCGTAAAAAATGGCGCCAGAATATTTGTAGCTctttaaagctttttaaaacacatttctgtCAAAATATAAAGTCCAATTGATTTTTAATATATCTTTGAGAGACTAATTTTGAATAGAAAATTCATTTTCAGAAATAGTAGTATTATTTTTGCGTCAGATCTACTATGTTTCTGCGACTTACCGGACTTACAGACTTGCCATCAGTTGGTTGTCTTCTCTTTTGCTGGGACGCAACTCTGGCAACAGGGCGACCGTCGAGACACGATGGCATCTCAGTGTTCCCAGcctcaaatgaaacaaaattgacATAAACCTGGAACAGGTTTTGACTAAGTTGGTGAAAACTAAAAGTAATTGTTTGTCATTGGAGTTCAAGACCGCATTCAATGTATCGCAAGCCCACGTGCGTTttgaaagaaaggggaaaaaaaaggagtttgCAATTTCATTTCCAGAAGAGGAGAGTAAAGAACGCTCATGATttcgttgttgctgttggtatGACACATAGCTAGTGAAATCAGATAAAATATGTCTCTATTGCTTTCTCTGATTTCTCTAattctttgttgctgtttttggtGGAAAAAAAGACCAACACACACCATTTCCATTCTGCTctctttagtttatttttatttgtgttcttgTGTCAGCGTCTCTTGTAGCGGTGTCATTCTTGTTTGAACAGTCAGGTagacacaaataaaagaacaagcATCGACTGCACACAACCGCGATCTTTCTGTGATCACGCACGAACGCaggcacaatttttttatttttttattttttattttattttatttttttttggcaggatTATTTCGGGTGTTACCAATCTATCTGTTTACAACGGTTTGCGTGTGTGCTTCACGGAGAAGGGAATATTTGCCACACCTGTCAAAGCGACTGGGTGTTCCGCTCGGTGCCCGCTGAGAAGGTTAAGAAAAGAGATCATCAACCCCCGTGGTCTCTACTTGACTTGAATGTTATCACACCGGGGGCATTAACAGGGGCCAGTGCTTACTGTGCAGGCGCCACcgatgtatacatgtatacatatctatCTTTACCCCCTAAAGAATTTTCTATCAGGCCGGCATTTTTCTGGGCCACTTACACAATTATCGTTGTTTACCCAGTGACCCTTTGGAAACGTGCAGACGGCAACTGATAtcagctttgttttgttttgcttttttagtAGAAGATAGTAAACAGTACTCACTGATTTCTCTTGAATGTTGTCCAACATCTTGAATGTTGGGCTAAAGTCGTGTGACCTGGTGGACGTCTGTTTGAAATCAAATTTACAGTTTGGAGAGATTTCATTTAGAAGTAAATATGGTATGAGTGTTTTTCATGGAATGCTGTTCCTAACAACTTTTCACTCTTCTAAGCCAAAGTTAGACATTAATTACTCgtgatatattttcttcttatttcttttgtccatactgcttttttcattctctctctctttgtcattcattctttctgttCTTCGATAATTTCCTGTCTTAAGCCATACCATTTAAactaatacttttttaaaaaaataaagaactggCAGTGCAGTCAGTGTTTCAGTTTAAGTTTTTATTCTAATACTCACTACCCATAGACTCGAACTGTACCCTTCTGTTAGCTCTGTAAGCGCAATTAGTAAAGTCTTTACTTTTTACTgatgttttcatcatttctgTTGGCTTGTCTTGTCCGAAGACCTAAATTATTCGGTGAAGTCCTATTACTTTAAGTCTTTCTATTGAATGATCATCGCAGTGTCCTACTTTTCATGAATTCTTCTTCCTTCggaaagatttataaaatagaaCCAAAAATATCACAAACCGCATGGTGACTGTAATCGTTGCTTGAATTTCTAAGAGGACGAcgaaaagactttaaaaaaagcttgaaGTTGCATTTAAGAACTGTAGCAATGACGATGACAGTGATGGCAGATTTGAGTGCGGGAAGTCGCATCTGGCGATGGTGTTGCAAAACTTTGCGAAACTGGAAACAGTTGTTCTGCTCTGAACCTCAGCGCCCTGCTGACGCCTGTTGCTTTTCAAACGCGCTCTTCATCGTCCGTCGCTCACGATAGCGTTGAAAGCAGAACAATGTTTAATCCTCTCGCTAACATGACAACTTTCTTGGGTGGTACAttaggggtaggtggggtggtgACGAGGTACTGTCTGAGACAGAGAATCGACTGTACAGTACTTGCaaattttcattagtttttatagtctttcttttattttttctttctttgattttgtttgttttgtctgtttgaacattatttattttgtcggcaagttaataataattgtaagcTCATTTACTCATTAGATTGTTCATTCGTATGTTTATTATGTGTTCTTTCTATCGGTTGCTTGTGTGCTGTTCATGCATTCATACATTAATTAGTTCGTTTTGTGTATATGAactctgtttcttctttttttcttgcttattttgggaaaaaaggAGATGGCACAATGActacttttaaaatctttttcagcTCTCTGAGGCAGTGTCTCCATCGCGTTTTCATTTCTCATAAGATAACCTCTTGCAGCGTCCATTATTCCTTGCTGACTTGTTCTCGGCACAAAAATCACTATGAAAGGCTTGCACCTTTATAACATTTCTTACAGGTAGCGTGACCAGGTGTAAGTTCTTGACATCGGCTGGCTGGGCTGCACGTGACTTGGCAGAGGGCCTCCCACAACCACGTTGCTCCAGCAGCGACGGTGACCTCCAGTCTTGCTGGAGCGTGCAATGAATGCGTGTTATGGCTGGTTTTGTGTCCGGATTTATCTGTGATTAAATGATTGACTTACTGAGAGGCCATGGCCATGAAACCCTGTCTTctaaagttgttgttttttttttctagactgGACATGTCCCAAAGGAATTTAAAGGGAGAAGCAAGTCAAATGATTGGGCTTCAATGATATCATGTTTGAGAAAACTTTTGAGTAGCCCAACAAGTCTTTGCCTATAGTctgacacaaatatttttttttttcatatttgaccTCGATCCATTCGCACAcacgtttgtgtgtatgtttccCACCACCTGTCTGTGCACACCTGTGTGTATATCGTGACGTCACCGTCATAGCATCTACTCACCTTTAGTCTCTGGATATCTAATCCTTAGTGTGTCAAAATCATAAACCACCACCAGGGGGTGATTAAGAACGCTTGTTTTCAGTTCGTTAATCAAGCTAGCCAAAGCTCTGATCCCATGTCGGTTGTTTCTTTTATCGACTTCACACTCAAGGTAACCTGATTTCGATGACGCCGTCCTGCAGGTGATCAAGTCGTCAAACTGTGACGGAAGGGCTTACTTCACGGTCCAGTGAACAGCGGCCTAATGGCTCCACTGTGATGTGGACCAGGTAGGTGTTGGTCGGGTAAGTCGATCAGTAACTATGGCGAGGAGGGAGGTGGAAAGCTACCCGTACAATGAAGTCGATGACCGAATGTAACGGGTTTCACGTGTAGGCTGGGCTCTGCAGGGTGCAATGccaaacatcaacaacatttcGAGTTGCTGTTCCACTCTGCTTGTGTTATGTATAGACTTATATATAATTGTGTAgaaatgtaaacagatgtaTATACCTACAGACAAGATGACAACCACAAAGACAGAGAAGTAAAATAAAGAGGATTGCAGACCTACCTACCACCACCCTTTCCCTTCAATCCCTCGTCAGTATAATTATCAATCAAAATTCCTAGTTTTCGTGGCAATAGCAGTAACAACGGGAATCGCAACATTTTATCTTCTGGTTGTGTCCCTGCCTTCCATTGAGGTAAGAGTAATTATACTTCAAACTGATTGATTGGCTGGGTGGTTATAGAAAATCATCTGTCTTGCTTAAGTGTACTCTACACTTTAGTAGTATGAGTGGGATTAGATTGTGTACATAGCTGTGTTGTAGGGCTGCGTAGTCACATGAGTTCGGTTCTCTCTAAAGGAAGATTTCAGTTCTAACAGGGACCATGGGCAGTGAAAcaaattctattttaaaaacatgtattcATAGACTCGATGTTAGTCTACAAGAcactcccttctctctctccgcctcTTTCTATCAGGATGTGTACGTCTGTCGGTGTGTCTCATTTGTTTTC
Encoded proteins:
- the LOC112568015 gene encoding uncharacterized protein LOC112568015 isoform X2; the encoded protein is MAEQKLIELAEAAASLTDAEAKACINNGDHPCGGVVISGGSSKTKISQPVVLDDEMPPVMSNTFCPVGYVTKPRPQYVKRLFDVNFPYPEISYPYHGGLPLSPSFTEASPFFRADHHVVAEEDAAKEIPDLEMETLDLTSTTSLTPLKALDLLSDVSSRVVVAPEVPVSGGGGLDYVSSNLSVVTLRVPDSSLPVSQTLGATAQSESEYSLHDIKMRLEVRANTGDFPPSEPYVSSEGATFLNDELPMESVGSGELRNIRDCLQQQKGAVGWAGNAEQVDIRAQKYFSYWSPHPHVQTYLEPVHHFPATSSATATAAAVATLPEISVFVPPNAQSKSAAQYSYSNHAMALPHAEYHQQQTARYYKAETTVDAKASVIKMFSNTRAKGRAIYKMYPPMPPPLQLMGGRTPATVLNASENRSEELNHVIKTDIETEAAPQFDPLSIVVEEVCSQPHEKEILDPFRDSLVDGSVNRNRKSVLCCRKCFRCPSSSADFCLLSSPGEMPRGHARKLKIKLKKEPGDAVTKNIHSAAVVIRRSRLNSTLSCPFCPRFFANTSNVARHIRIFHPANYKPRRTLTQNVCKPLARSNGWRCKSANAVSVGIQCTLASSAADDAMVGSVLYPTTTTITKSKGSTPDYAAESTAGKSDGGRAVVTSSFSGTDRSWGARTPRDKSKSTKVSAETDVSSSLTPRPAKTRERKTKQRKTSVTGSIPPPPLVLPPSVNATKRGSVTYSTPRQHSSPKRSLPSSVKKLSHKFSSSPSSTENLPSSTSIRPLNFRTKPRTRVNSKIPCPYCPRFFSVMSNLKRHTRMQHSDVFVFDCNVCLRKFSMRRTLKKHMLDHAHDRPFQCADCLSRFEFRDQLRVHGQRHVIEKFPCHDCGLTFYTLNHLKQHLQLHH
- the LOC112568015 gene encoding uncharacterized protein LOC112568015 isoform X1 encodes the protein MRLPALKSAITVIVIATVLKCNFKLFLKSFRRPLRNSSNDYSHHATSTRSHDFSPTFKMLDNIQEKSAGNTEMPSCLDGRPVARVASQQKRRQPTDGKSVSPMAEQKLIELAEAAASLTDAEAKACINNGDHPCGGVVISGGSSKTKISQPVVLDDEMPPVMSNTFCPVGYVTKPRPQYVKRLFDVNFPYPEISYPYHGGLPLSPSFTEASPFFRADHHVVAEEDAAKEIPDLEMETLDLTSTTSLTPLKALDLLSDVSSRVVVAPEVPVSGGGGLDYVSSNLSVVTLRVPDSSLPVSQTLGATAQSESEYSLHDIKMRLEVRANTGDFPPSEPYVSSEGATFLNDELPMESVGSGELRNIRDCLQQQKGAVGWAGNAEQVDIRAQKYFSYWSPHPHVQTYLEPVHHFPATSSATATAAAVATLPEISVFVPPNAQSKSAAQYSYSNHAMALPHAEYHQQQTARYYKAETTVDAKASVIKMFSNTRAKGRAIYKMYPPMPPPLQLMGGRTPATVLNASENRSEELNHVIKTDIETEAAPQFDPLSIVVEEVCSQPHEKEILDPFRDSLVDGSVNRNRKSVLCCRKCFRCPSSSADFCLLSSPGEMPRGHARKLKIKLKKEPGDAVTKNIHSAAVVIRRSRLNSTLSCPFCPRFFANTSNVARHIRIFHPANYKPRRTLTQNVCKPLARSNGWRCKSANAVSVGIQCTLASSAADDAMVGSVLYPTTTTITKSKGSTPDYAAESTAGKSDGGRAVVTSSFSGTDRSWGARTPRDKSKSTKVSAETDVSSSLTPRPAKTRERKTKQRKTSVTGSIPPPPLVLPPSVNATKRGSVTYSTPRQHSSPKRSLPSSVKKLSHKFSSSPSSTENLPSSTSIRPLNFRTKPRTRVNSKIPCPYCPRFFSVMSNLKRHTRMQHSDVFVFDCNVCLRKFSMRRTLKKHMLDHAHDRPFQCADCLSRFEFRDQLRVHGQRHVIEKFPCHDCGLTFYTLNHLKQHLQLHH